ACGTTGTTTCCAACTCCTCCGAGTAGCGTAATGCTTCTGCTTCCGGTTCATTTTCGCCTTTAATACGGTGAATATTGCTTTTCGGGATATTTATAGTAGAGATGAGGTAATCCACCGTCATTTTGTAATTGCTTTGTTCATCGTTGGGAGGAACACAACGTTCGTCGCCCCACCACAAATGAATACGTTGCCATGGGATTTGGTCGGCATACTTTTTACTGATTTTTTTAAAAAGACCTTTTGGCGAGTTTCCTCCCGAAAGAGCAATATCAAAAATTTCCTGATTCGAATTATGAACCATTTTGATAATCTCTTTAGCAATGGCCTTGTAAACATTTTTCTTTTTCGAAAATATTTTTACTTCAGTAAAGGTTTCCATAGTTATTTGTTTATAGCTTGTACACAAATATATGCAGATTATAGTTCACAATACAAACCATCGTTTGTTAAATTTTTGCAAGGGTAGCGCCAATTGCCATTAACAATAAGTTTGTCCGTGTCTTCAGGTCCCCAACTTCCGGCAGGATAGCCGTAAATGGGTATTTCCGGATTGGTATCCCAGGCATTTATAATTGGCTGAACAAATTCCCAGGCGGCCTCAACAGCATCGCCTCGGGCATAAAGTGTTGCATCGCCCTGCATACAATCCAGTAAAAGGCGTTCGTAAGCGGCCGGAACTTTCTTGTCGGCCAAATCAGAATAATGGAAATCCATGTTTACGGTTTGTACCTTAAAACCGGCTCCCGGTGTTTTCATTCCAAATTTTAAAAGTATCCCTTCATCAGGTTGAATACGAATTATCAATTGGTTGTTTCCGCCTGTTCCGGTATCTCCAAATAAATGGTGAGGGACTTTTCTGAAATGAATAACGATTTCAGTTACGCGGGTAGGCAGTTTTTTGCCCGTTCTGATATAGAATGGAACACCCGCCCAGCGCCAGTTGTCGATAAAAAACTTCAGCGCCACAAAGGTTTCTGTTCTCGAAAATTTGGCAACGCCGGGCTCTTCGCGATATCCGTTTATTTTTTGATTGTTAATATGCGATGCGGTGTACTGGCCACGAATAACATACCTCGAAACCTCATTCTCGCGAATGGTTCGCAAGGATTGAAAAACTTTGAGAATCTCGTTTCTTATGGCATTGGCCTCAACTACAACCGGAGGTTCCATGGCTACAAAACCTGCCACCTGAAGCAAATGGTTTTGCAGCATATCGCGCATAGCCCCTGAATTGTCGTAATAACCACCCCGGCCTTCAACGCCAAGGCTTTCCGCCGATGTTATTTCCACCCGCTCAATGTACCTGCGGTTCCAAAGAGGTTCAAAAATACCATTCGAAAAACGGGTTACCAACATGTTTTGTACGGTTTCTTTTCCCAGGTAATGATCGATGCGGTAAATCTGTTCTTCTTCAAAATAATTTAAGAGTTGTTGGTTTAATTCTTTTGCCGAGTTTAAATCGGTGCCAAAAGGCTTTTCAACAATTAAACGTCTGAAGTATTTTTCCGACCGGGTAAGGCCGTTTTCGCATAACAAGCGCGGAATTACCGGATATAACGAGGGGGGAGTAGACAAATAAAAAATGTAGTTGGCTGTTATGCCAAGTTTGTTTGATAATTTGTCAAGCCTTTCTTTTAACGGAACAAAGTCGTTGGCAGAATTATTCTGAACAGATTGATAAAATAAAAGTTCCTTGAAGGCGTCCAGCTGCTCATCTTCCGGAAGAAAGTCGTTGGCAAGATTTCTGAAATCTTCATCAGACAGCGCTGATCGGGAAGCCCCCAGAACAGCAAACTTTTGGGGTAACAGCTTTTGCCTGTACAGTTCAAAAAGGGCCGGTATCAGTTTGCGTTTTGTTAAATCTCCTGATGCTCCAAAAATGATGAGTATTTGATTTTCTGCTTTATTCATAATCATGTTTTATTGTTGAAAACAGTACACCAGCACATTGTCTTTTATTATTCGGAACGACAATCCGAAGGTTATAATTCCATCGGGATAAATAAGTTTACCCGAGAATTCGCATTGTTGCCGGTAGTTAAATGGTGGTATAATAATTTGTTCGTTAAACTGAACGCCTTGTATACCCGCACATTTAAAAATAGCTTCTTTGGCCGACCAAAGCAAAATTTTCGGGAACTGAGGGTCGTCTGATTGTTGTAAAAAACTAGTTTCAGAAGGATGCACAAAACGCTTAACAACTCGATCGATATTACGGTTTATTTGTTCCACATCAATCCCGATGTTTTTTTCCGATAAATAAACTGTTGCCAGTGTGGCCGAATGCGATATGCTGATATTTAAGGATCTCGGGTTTAATACAGGTTTGCCACTCGGTTGCAGGTAACTGATTTCGCCTGGTTCAGGTAAAAGATGTTGCAGCAACAGGCGGCTGGCGACAAATTCCTTTTGTCTTTTTTCAAATTTAAAGGAAGCCAATTGGGCTTTTTCGTTTTGGCTAAGTTTACATTGCCGGGCAAGATCGCCGGCAGTTTCGCTTAATTCCCAAATACCAATAAGTCCGTCATTATTTTCTATTTTATCAATTAATGGCATTCGTTCCAGCTTGTGGTTTCAATTAAATGAATAATGTCTGGCTCAAAAAAGTTGATTACGGGCTGCAGAGAATCGATGTCGGGAACCTCGCGAATATAAAAAGCACCGCGTAGAAAGTGATTGGTACTATCGGTAAGAAAAAACTGCATAGGTGAGGCGGCATTGCCTTCAATAGAATAAATGGTGCCATAAACCTTTTGCCTGGGATTCAGAAAAAGGCGTTCGTCAATAGCATCAGCTTTTATGGTGTGTTTATAGGCAAGCGAGCGGGTTTCTTCCATCAGCTCCATCAAAAGCGAATTCCGGGCTTCTTTTTTACCATTTAATTGGTAGTATGATAGATGAACCTCAACTTTGTTCTCAGGCACCGATATGTTAATCCAATTGGGTTTGTTTAAGTTTCGTTTGTCTTTTTCTATCCGGGCATAGGCCGGAATCTCAAATTTATACGGATACGATCCTGTAATTTCAGCATACGTTTTTTCGGGAAAATCAATTCGAAAATAGCCACGGGGTTTTGGGGTATAACTATCGTTGCAGCTGATTAGTAGAATTACAATAAAGAAGATACTTAAGATTCGTATGCTCATTCTTCTGTGGTTGTTTATCAACACAATAAAAGATGGGAAATGCATGTTTACAGTCGATCCTTTGCGTGTTAAGAATTTAATCATGCTTATTTTAGAATTACTTTTTCCTGTATTCGTCAATTACTACTTTTATTTGTTTTATTCGTCGATTATCAACTTCTTCAATTGTAAAGGCAAAATTTTTGCATTTTACTTTTTCTTTTAACGTAGGAATTTCCCCTTTTATTTCAAGGATTAGACCGGCGAGGGTATCTGCATCACCTTTAACATCGTCAAAAATAGTGTCGTCGCAATTCACAATTTTATAAAAATCGCCCAGTAGCACCTTTGCATCAAACAGGTAGCTATCGTCTGATAGTTTGGTAAAGAAATTTTCTTCCTCATCAAATTCATCAGTAATATCGCCTACTATTTCTTCCAGAATATCTTCAAGGGTAACAATACCCGAAGTGCCGCCATACTCATCAACAACAATAGCCAGGTGGATTTTATTTTTCTGAAACTCTTCGAGTAACGAACTTATCTTTTTTGTATCGGGTACATAAAAAGGTGGCCGTATTAGTGTTTGCCATTTAAACGATTTGGTTTTATGGCTGTGCTGAAGTATGTCTTTAATGTAAAGCAGGCCACTAATATTGTCAAACGAATCGATATAAACCGGAATTCTTGAATAGCCTGAATCGTTTATTATCTCCAAGACCTCTTCAAAATTGGTGCTGATATCCAACGAGATAACATCAACGCGGGGAGTCATAATCTCTTCTACACTTTTATTTCCGAATTTTACGATTCCTTCAAGTATTTCTTTTTCTTCCGAAAGCTCCTGGTCTGATGTTAGTTCAAGCGCCTGCGAAATTTCATCCATCGAAATGTTTTTTACATGCTTTTGCAGCCTCCGGTTTACAAAACTGGTTGATGATATTAAAATGGCATTAACAGGCCTGAACAATTTTTCAAGCGTTTGCAGGGGCAATGCCATAAAGCGTGCAAACTGCAGGGCAAAGTGGGTGGCATATACTTTAGGGAAAATTTCGCCAAAGAGTAAAAGAAAAAAGGTAATTAATACAACCTGAAAAACAAATTCAAGCGTTGGGGCATTGACAAACGATATTAATTTGTTTGAGATGTATGCGGTTAGCACAACAATACCCACATTCACAAAATTATTGGCAACCAAAATGGTAGCCAACAGTTTTTCGGGGTTTTCGAGGTTGCTCAATACCCGCTGGTTGGTTTTACCTTTGTGTTTTAGTTTTTGCTTTTCGCTTGCCGAAAGCGAAAAATAGGCAACTTCAGAACCGCTTATCAATGCTGAGCTAAACAGCAAAAACAAAACGATAACAATCGAAATTATTATTCCAAAACTTAAAGGGTGCAGTTGAATTTGCCAGGAGCCAATTGCGGCTGAACTTAAAAGCGATTCTGTTTCCAAATTTTATGATTTTGGTTAGAAAGGAAGATCCTCATCTCCTTCCGGCTCTTCAATATCCGGTTCCGAAATTTGAGGGGTAGCAGCACTGCTTTGTGGGGTTCCGCTTTGGGCCGGTGCATTTTGGTTATCGGCACGGTTGCCAAGCATTTGCATCTGGTCGCCATAAATTTCTGTTACATAGCGTTTGTTCCCGTCTTTATCATCGTACGAGCGGGTTCGTATTCTACCTTCGATGTAAAGCTGGCGTCCTTTAGTAACATATTTTTCTGCTACCTCGGCCAGGCCTCGCCATAAAACAATGTTGTGCCACTCGGTAGTGGTAACGCGCTCACCATTTTTTGCGTTATAACTCTCAGAGGTGGCCAGTGGGAAATTTGCCACTGCAACTCCAGTGTCAAGATGACGTACTTCAGGATCTTTCCCTACATTTCCAACAAGAATAACTTTATTTACTGACATAGCTATAATTTTATTTGGTTAACATTTTCAGATCAAATAACTTTCTGCAATTAGTCACCGGTTTTAATTTTAATCACCCAACCCGGCATCGTTTAAAAATTGTTCAACCAGTCGGGGTACAGCAAATTTAGAAATATCTTTTTTATTTACCCGAATTAGAGGCGAAGGAATATTAACATTACACATAACTTCTATATAAATTGTTTTGGAGTAAATGATTTGATGGCTCAATACGTGTTTTTTTTCAGTCGATATATATTTTATATTATAAGATGCGGTGCTTACGGGTAATTGGCTTTTTAACAAGGCCTCATCAGAGAGGCGGTTGGTAGTTTCAAGCAAGGGGAGTTGATAAAGGTTTTGCCAAATGTCCTGGCCAGTTCTTTTATCCATTATTATACTGTCTCCCTCATCATATATATAATAGTAAAAAAAACGTTTGCGTTGTTTTGTCTTTTTTTCTTTAACCGGTAACCGGCTTATACTATTATTAATATAGGCATGGCAGCTGTTATTAAGCGGGCATATAGTGCAGTTGGGCGATTTTGGTACACATTGTAAAGCACCAAATTCCATAAAAGCCTGGTTGTGCATCCCCGGATCGTGTTCGGTAAGCAGCTCTTCTGCCAGCTGTTGAAATTCCTTTTTACCCTGCACCGAATCAATTGGGGTGGTAATTCCGAAATAACGGGCCAGTACCCGATAGATATTTCCATCAACAGCGGGGTAGGGCAAATTAAAAGCAATAGACGCAATGGCGGCAGCAGTGTAGGGCCCCACGCCCTTTAAGCTTAAAATGGTTTTGTAATCGTTCGGAAACACGCCATCATACAAACTCGAAATAATTTTAGCCGTGGCATGTAAGTTTCTTGCCCTGGAATAATAACCAAGTCCCTGCCATAATTTTAGTACCTCATCTTCTGCAGCATTGGCAAGGTGTTTTATGCTCGGATAGGTGGCAATAAACCGGGTGAAATACCCCGTACCTTGCTCTACACGTGTTTGTTGCAAAATTATTTCCGAGAGCCATATTTTGTATGGATCCTTATCGTCGCGCCACGGTAAATTGCGCTTATTTAACTTATACCACTTATAAATAAGGGTCACAAAATCGTTCATTTTACGCTAACTGGTTAAAAATCTTACAGAAAAACAAAAATAAATTATTTGAAAAGCTTTTGGGTTTTATAATATTTTTTATTTTTGCAAACTCGAATAAAAACGATTAATACATTGAAAATTAAATAATTTAAGAGATGACTAAGGCAGATATTGTAAATGAAATTTCGAAAGAAACAGGAATTGAAAAGGTAACTGTACAGAAAACAGTTGAAGCTTTTATGGAAACAGTAAAAGATTCATTGGTTGATGGTAAAAATGTTTACCTAAGAGGTTTTGGTAGTTTTGTTGTAAAGAAGAGAGCAGAAAAAACAGCTCGTAACATTTCAAAAAATACAACTATTATAATTCCTGCACACAATATTCCTTCATTTAAACCAGCGAAGACATTTGTATCAGAAGTTAAAAATCAAGTAAAATAATAGAGTTATGCCAAGCGGTAAAAAAAGAAAAAGACACAAGATGGCCACTCATAAGCGCAAAAAAAGATTGCGTAAAAACAGGCACAAGAAGAAGAAATAAGATATTAATGAATTAATTTCTTATAGTTAATGATTAAACCTAAAGCATTTAATGCTTTAGGTTTAATCTGTTATAACGTATAGTATTAACCAAAAGAAGTAGATGATTAAAGGTTGTGAGTAGCGATTTAATTATTGATGTAACTCCATCCGAAATTGTTATTGCCTTACAGGAAAAGAAGAAGCTTGCAGAATTAACCAGAGAGAGAAGCGGGGCAAAATTCGCTGTCGGAGATATATACCTCGGCAAAGTAAAGAAAATTATGCCCAGTTTAAACGCTGCTTTTATCGACGTAGGTTACAACAAAGATGCTTTTTTACATTACCTTGACATGGGGCCTCAATTCGCCACGCTAAATAAATTCCTGCGAATTGCCTCATCACGAAAGAATAAAATTTCTTCCATTTCGAAAATTCATTCAGAACCCGACATTAACAAAGAAGGTAAGGTAAACGAGCTGTTAAAAGTAGGTCAGAAAATATTGGTTCAGGTAGCGAAAGAACCAATAAACACTAAAGGACCACGATTAACATCTGAAATCTCAATTGCGGGACGAAACTTAGTTTTAATGCCATTTAGCGACAAAATATCGGTGTCGCAAAAAATTCGGTCAACCGAAGAAAAAAACAGGCTTAAAAAACTAATTCAAAGTATTAAACCCCGCAGGTACGGTGTAATAATCCGTACGGTAGCCGAAGGGAAAAAAGTAGCAGAACTCGATCAGGAACTTCGACGGTTGGTTGAAAAGTGGGAAACTACTTTTCATAAGCTTCGCAGGGCACATGCTCCATCGCTTATTATTGGCGAAATGGACAGAACAACAGCCCTGCTGCGCGATATTTATCATCCCAACTTCAACAGCATTATTGTAAACGACCAATCGGTAGCTTCAGAAATTGCCGATTACATAGGTAGCATTCAGGCCGACAAAAAGAAGATAGTAAAATACTACAAAGGACGTCAGCCAATTTTCGAACATTATGGCATTGATAAACAAATTAAAGCCTCGTTCGGTAAAACCGTATCTTTTAAAGATGGTGCCTATTTAATCGTAGAACACACCGAAGCGTTTCATGTAATTGATGTGAACAGTGGGAATCGCGCCAGAGCCGGAAACGACCAGGAGAAAAATGCCCTGGAAGTGAACCTGGCAGCCTGCGACGAAATAGCAAGACAATTACGGTTGCGAGACATGGGAGGAATCATTGTAATTGATTTCATCGACATGCATGTTGCAGCCAATCGCCAAAAAGTGAATGAACACATGAAAGCGATTATGGCTGACGACCGGACCAAGCACAACATTCTTCCGTTGAGCAAATTTTGCCTGATGCAAATAACCAGGCAAAGAGTTCGCCCGGAAGAAAACATTGAAACAGCAGAAAGCTGTCCGACATGTAAAGGAAGTGGAAAAGTTGTGCCTACTGTTTTATTTGCTGACGATATTAATAGCAAAGTAAACTACGCGCTAAAGGAATTGAACAAAAAGAAGTTGATTCTGAAAGTTCACCCTTATACAGCTGCCTACCTTACAAAAGGGTTAAAAAGCCAACAGAATATGTGGTTTTTAAAACACCTGAAGTGGGTTGGAATTGAGGCTGTAAATTCGTATTCCTACCTGGAATACCATTTTTTCGACGAGAATGAGGAAGAAATTATTTTATAAAAAGAAAGCCGTTCATTTTTTGAGCGGCTTTTTTTATTTTCGCAGTAAAGCAAATAAATTCAGATGTTGCTCAAAAAACTGATTTATATATTTATACTCAGCTTAACCGTCGGTTCTGCATCTGCTCTTGAAATTAGTGGCAAAATTAAACTCACCGATCGTTGGCAGCCCAAAGTATTTCTGGCACTGATTAATGCACCCGAAGATCTTTTTGTGGCTTCGCCTGATTTTATTATTGCTGAAACATTTATTCAGCCCGACGGTAGTTTTGTGCTAAACACGCAAACAGTTCCTGCAGAGTATATGTTTTACCGCCTGTACCTGGTGCGCGGAAATAATTCGCTGGTAGAATTTAGCGCAGCAGAAAACAAAAACTATTTTCATTTGCTCTTAAATCGCGATTCTAGTGTGGAAGTGTGGGCAAAGACCGAAAATAATTCCTTAGTTGTTGAAGACTTAAGCGGGAGTGAAGC
Above is a genomic segment from uncultured Draconibacterium sp. containing:
- a CDS encoding Rne/Rng family ribonuclease, which gives rise to MSSDLIIDVTPSEIVIALQEKKKLAELTRERSGAKFAVGDIYLGKVKKIMPSLNAAFIDVGYNKDAFLHYLDMGPQFATLNKFLRIASSRKNKISSISKIHSEPDINKEGKVNELLKVGQKILVQVAKEPINTKGPRLTSEISIAGRNLVLMPFSDKISVSQKIRSTEEKNRLKKLIQSIKPRRYGVIIRTVAEGKKVAELDQELRRLVEKWETTFHKLRRAHAPSLIIGEMDRTTALLRDIYHPNFNSIIVNDQSVASEIADYIGSIQADKKKIVKYYKGRQPIFEHYGIDKQIKASFGKTVSFKDGAYLIVEHTEAFHVIDVNSGNRARAGNDQEKNALEVNLAACDEIARQLRLRDMGGIIVIDFIDMHVAANRQKVNEHMKAIMADDRTKHNILPLSKFCLMQITRQRVRPEENIETAESCPTCKGSGKVVPTVLFADDINSKVNYALKELNKKKLILKVHPYTAAYLTKGLKSQQNMWFLKHLKWVGIEAVNSYSYLEYHFFDENEEEIIL
- the gldE gene encoding gliding motility-associated protein GldE — protein: METESLLSSAAIGSWQIQLHPLSFGIIISIVIVLFLLFSSALISGSEVAYFSLSASEKQKLKHKGKTNQRVLSNLENPEKLLATILVANNFVNVGIVVLTAYISNKLISFVNAPTLEFVFQVVLITFFLLLFGEIFPKVYATHFALQFARFMALPLQTLEKLFRPVNAILISSTSFVNRRLQKHVKNISMDEISQALELTSDQELSEEKEILEGIVKFGNKSVEEIMTPRVDVISLDISTNFEEVLEIINDSGYSRIPVYIDSFDNISGLLYIKDILQHSHKTKSFKWQTLIRPPFYVPDTKKISSLLEEFQKNKIHLAIVVDEYGGTSGIVTLEDILEEIVGDITDEFDEEENFFTKLSDDSYLFDAKVLLGDFYKIVNCDDTIFDDVKGDADTLAGLILEIKGEIPTLKEKVKCKNFAFTIEEVDNRRIKQIKVVIDEYRKK
- the zwf gene encoding glucose-6-phosphate dehydrogenase; this encodes MNKAENQILIIFGASGDLTKRKLIPALFELYRQKLLPQKFAVLGASRSALSDEDFRNLANDFLPEDEQLDAFKELLFYQSVQNNSANDFVPLKERLDKLSNKLGITANYIFYLSTPPSLYPVIPRLLCENGLTRSEKYFRRLIVEKPFGTDLNSAKELNQQLLNYFEEEQIYRIDHYLGKETVQNMLVTRFSNGIFEPLWNRRYIERVEITSAESLGVEGRGGYYDNSGAMRDMLQNHLLQVAGFVAMEPPVVVEANAIRNEILKVFQSLRTIRENEVSRYVIRGQYTASHINNQKINGYREEPGVAKFSRTETFVALKFFIDNWRWAGVPFYIRTGKKLPTRVTEIVIHFRKVPHHLFGDTGTGGNNQLIIRIQPDEGILLKFGMKTPGAGFKVQTVNMDFHYSDLADKKVPAAYERLLLDCMQGDATLYARGDAVEAAWEFVQPIINAWDTNPEIPIYGYPAGSWGPEDTDKLIVNGNWRYPCKNLTNDGLYCEL
- the gldD gene encoding gliding motility lipoprotein GldD, producing the protein MSIRILSIFFIVILLISCNDSYTPKPRGYFRIDFPEKTYAEITGSYPYKFEIPAYARIEKDKRNLNKPNWINISVPENKVEVHLSYYQLNGKKEARNSLLMELMEETRSLAYKHTIKADAIDERLFLNPRQKVYGTIYSIEGNAASPMQFFLTDSTNHFLRGAFYIREVPDIDSLQPVINFFEPDIIHLIETTSWNECH
- a CDS encoding HU family DNA-binding protein; its protein translation is MTKADIVNEISKETGIEKVTVQKTVEAFMETVKDSLVDGKNVYLRGFGSFVVKKRAEKTARNISKNTTIIIPAHNIPSFKPAKTFVSEVKNQVK
- a CDS encoding AURKAIP1/COX24 domain-containing protein, which codes for MPSGKKRKRHKMATHKRKKRLRKNRHKKKK
- the pgl gene encoding 6-phosphogluconolactonase, which produces METFTEVKIFSKKKNVYKAIAKEIIKMVHNSNQEIFDIALSGGNSPKGLFKKISKKYADQIPWQRIHLWWGDERCVPPNDEQSNYKMTVDYLISTINIPKSNIHRIKGENEPEAEALRYSEELETTLNSRGKDPVFDLIILGLGDDGHTASIFPDQLELFEHEQSCAVAVHPITGQKRITITGNVLNNANRVFFMVTGANKALRVAEIMNDNDAAQLLPAYYISPANGTLTWFLDEEAAAQIS
- a CDS encoding 4'-phosphopantetheinyl transferase superfamily protein, whose product is MPLIDKIENNDGLIGIWELSETAGDLARQCKLSQNEKAQLASFKFEKRQKEFVASRLLLQHLLPEPGEISYLQPSGKPVLNPRSLNISISHSATLATVYLSEKNIGIDVEQINRNIDRVVKRFVHPSETSFLQQSDDPQFPKILLWSAKEAIFKCAGIQGVQFNEQIIIPPFNYRQQCEFSGKLIYPDGIITFGLSFRIIKDNVLVYCFQQ
- a CDS encoding single-stranded DNA-binding protein, with amino-acid sequence MSVNKVILVGNVGKDPEVRHLDTGVAVANFPLATSESYNAKNGERVTTTEWHNIVLWRGLAEVAEKYVTKGRQLYIEGRIRTRSYDDKDGNKRYVTEIYGDQMQMLGNRADNQNAPAQSGTPQSSAATPQISEPDIEEPEGDEDLPF
- the mutY gene encoding A/G-specific adenine glycosylase, whose protein sequence is MNDFVTLIYKWYKLNKRNLPWRDDKDPYKIWLSEIILQQTRVEQGTGYFTRFIATYPSIKHLANAAEDEVLKLWQGLGYYSRARNLHATAKIISSLYDGVFPNDYKTILSLKGVGPYTAAAIASIAFNLPYPAVDGNIYRVLARYFGITTPIDSVQGKKEFQQLAEELLTEHDPGMHNQAFMEFGALQCVPKSPNCTICPLNNSCHAYINNSISRLPVKEKKTKQRKRFFYYYIYDEGDSIIMDKRTGQDIWQNLYQLPLLETTNRLSDEALLKSQLPVSTASYNIKYISTEKKHVLSHQIIYSKTIYIEVMCNVNIPSPLIRVNKKDISKFAVPRLVEQFLNDAGLGD